DNA sequence from the Nitrospiria bacterium genome:
AAAAATCCCGAGCCGGGAGTGATCGAATGACGCGGGGGGGATTCGGCAGGATGCTGGCCTCGGCCGTCGCCGCGGCGACGCTCGCCGGGTGCGCCGTGGGCCCTGATTTCGCGCGACCCGCGCCCCCGCGGGCCGATCGCTACACGCCGCAGCCGCTGGCCGGCGAGGCCGCGAAGCCCGAAGACGATTCCGCGCAGCGCGTGGTGCCGGGAGAACAACTCCGCCGCGATTGGTGGCGTCTGTTCCAGTCGGACGCGCTCGATGATGTCGTCAAGCGGGCTCTGGAGGGCAATCGCACGCTCGTCGCGGCGGCGGCCACGCTCGCGCAGGCCCAGGAACTGGCTGCCGCGCAAGGGGGGACCCTGGCTCCCCGGGTCGGTCTCACCGCCGGAGCCGGCAGGCAGAAATACGGCGCCGAGTTCCTCGGTCCCTTGCCCAAACCGCCGCCGTTTACCTATTTCGCGGTCGGAGCGACGGTCAGTTACGCGCTCGACTATACGGGAGGTTTCGCGCGCTCGGTCGAACAGCAATATGCGATCGCCGACTACCAGCGAAACCAGCTCGACGCGGCCTATCTCGCCGTTTCCGGCCACGCGGTCCTGCAGGCGCTGAAGATCGCCGAGCTCCGGGCTCAGATCGCCACCGTTGAGGCCATCCTGGATGAGGACCGGGAAAACCTGAACCTTGTGCAGGTCGCCTTTGACGCGGGGTCCGTATCCCATCTGGATATCGTGACCGCGGACAGCCAGCTCGCCAGCGACACGACTCTGTTGCCGCCTCTGCGCCAGGAACTGGATCTGGCGCAGCACGCCCTGGCGATCATCCTGGGGCGGCCTCCGGCCGGCGTTGCCCTGCCCGAACTCGACCTGTCGCACCTGACCTTGCCTCGGGAGCTTCCGGTAAGCCTGCCGTCGGAACTCGCGCACCGGCGGCCCGACATCCTGGCGGCCGAGGCCCAGTTGCACGCGGCCACGGCGGCCGTGGGCGTGGCCACCGCCAATCTTTATCCTCGCATCAATCTCACCGCATCGACCGGCCAACAGGCGGTCGACTTCGACCATTTGTTCGATCGCGGGAGCAACGTGTGGAGTTATACCGGGGGGCTTCTCGCGCCGCTTTTCGACGGCGGCACGCGGCGCGCGGAACGGAGAGCCGCGATGGACGCCATGCATGCCAGCGCGGCGAATTACGAACAAACGGTTCTGGCGGCGTTCGGTCAGGTGGCCGACTCGTTGCAGGCGCTCGACCACGACGCCGAACAGCTCAATGCCCAGGCCCACGCCCAGGATGCCGCGCGCGAGAATCTGGATCTGACGCGCGAGAGCTACAGCGAAGGCAACGTGGGCGTACTGCAGGTTCTCGACGCCGAGCGGCTGTATCAGCAGGCCCGCCTCGGCTATGTGCGCGCCCAGGCGCAGCGTTACTTGGACACGGTGCAGCTCTTCCTTTCGCTGGGAGGATCGGGACCGGGATCCGATGCAACCGGTGAAGACCACTCACACCCGTCGCC
Encoded proteins:
- a CDS encoding efflux transporter outer membrane subunit; translated protein: MLASAVAAATLAGCAVGPDFARPAPPRADRYTPQPLAGEAAKPEDDSAQRVVPGEQLRRDWWRLFQSDALDDVVKRALEGNRTLVAAAATLAQAQELAAAQGGTLAPRVGLTAGAGRQKYGAEFLGPLPKPPPFTYFAVGATVSYALDYTGGFARSVEQQYAIADYQRNQLDAAYLAVSGHAVLQALKIAELRAQIATVEAILDEDRENLNLVQVAFDAGSVSHLDIVTADSQLASDTTLLPPLRQELDLAQHALAIILGRPPAGVALPELDLSHLTLPRELPVSLPSELAHRRPDILAAEAQLHAATAAVGVATANLYPRINLTASTGQQAVDFDHLFDRGSNVWSYTGGLLAPLFDGGTRRAERRAAMDAMHASAANYEQTVLAAFGQVADSLQALDHDAEQLNAQAHAQDAARENLDLTRESYSEGNVGVLQVLDAERLYQQARLGYVRAQAQRYLDTVQLFLSLGGSGPGSDATGEDHSHPSPRQHP